In Cicer arietinum cultivar CDC Frontier isolate Library 1 chromosome 1, Cicar.CDCFrontier_v2.0, whole genome shotgun sequence, one DNA window encodes the following:
- the LOC101504212 gene encoding protein EMSY-LIKE 3, which produces MDYEPYDSSGTDDDLPPTHQNRIPRGARLAGNGRSAVGSMSYPRMYGEIDMEAQIHQLEQEAYSSVLRAFKAQADAITWEKESLITELRKELRLSNEEHRELLGRVNADDVIRRIREWRQTGGHQPGLLTSGQVIHDSNPSPTVSASRKKPKITPSVPSQSFGGPSPSFHPQPGAAPHQPSSSVGKRGSVPGSKGKKQKPSQVLPGVSSIKQYPSSGPGGRNQVPNRVTSGAVTGELAEGASFDSLIGRRVRTRWPDDNNFYEAVITHYNPIDGRHHLVYDMGSANETVELVNLSEISPEDIRWVGEDPGINHRGGFGGSGRGMNRAVGRDSVPGAGRGRGGTKGQSKKDLLPAQNGIGKKALDDIQILHTDTLVKEVERVFSANHPDALEIEKAKKILKDHEQALIDAIARLADLSDGESDEGGHHFTHAKSMD; this is translated from the exons ATGGACTACGAACCCTACGATAGTAGCG GAACTGATGATGATCTTCCACCAACACATCAGAATAGAATTCCTAGAGGGGCACGTCTTGCTGGGAATGGAAGATCTGCAGTAGGTTCAATGTCATACCCCAGGATGTATGGTGAAATTGACATGGAAGCTCAAATTCACCAACTTGAGCAAGAAGCGTATAGTTCGGTTTTACGGGCCTTTAAAGCTCAAGCTGATGCCATTACTTGG GAGAAAGAAAGCTTGATAACAGAACTAAGAAAAGAACTAAGATTATCAAACGAGGAACACAGGGAGCTTCTAGGCCGTGTTAATGCAGATGATGTTATACGAAGGATAAG GGAGTGGAGACAGACAGGAGGCCATCAACCCGGTTTGCTGACGTCTGGACAAGTTATTCATGATTCAAATCCAAGTCCAACAGTCTCCGCATCTCGTAAGAAGCCGAAGATAACACCATCTGTACCATCACAATCTTTTGGCGGACCTTCTCCTTCATTTCACCCCCAACCTGGGGCTGCACCCCACCAGCCATCTTCTTCTGTTGGAAAACGTGGATCTGTTCCGGGATCCAAGGGCAAGAAGCAGAAACCT AGCCAAGTATTACCGGGAGTGTCTTCAATAAAGCAATACCCTTCATCAGGACCAGGGGGAAGGAATCAAGTACCTAATAGAGTTACTTCTGGTGCTGTCACAGGTGAGCTTGCTGAGGGAGCATCATTTGATTCACTCATTGGTAGGAGAGTACGAACAAGATGGCCTGATGACAATAACTTCTATGAAGCGGTTATCACCCACTACAATCCAATAGAT GGTCGACACCATCTGGTCTATGACATGGGGAGTGCAAATGAAACAGTGGAATTGGTTAATCTGTCAGAG ATCTCTCCAGAAGATATTCGGTGGGTAGGTGAGGATCCTGGAATTAACCATCGTGGTGGTTTTGGCGGATCTGGTCGTGGGATGAATAGGGCTGTAGGCCGTGATAGTGTTCCAGGAGCTGGAAGAGGTAGGGGAGGTACAAAGGGGCAATCGAAAAAAGATTTATTGCCAGCACAGAATGGAATAGGAAAGAAGGCTCTGGATGATATACAAATACTTCACACAGACACACTAGTTAAGGAG GTTGAAAGGGTGTTTAGCGCAAATCATCCCGATGCACTTGAAATTGAGAAAGCCAAGAAAATATTGAAG GATCATGAGCAAGCTCTTATTGATGCAATTGCAAGACTTGCTGATCTTTCTGATGGTGAAAGTG ATGAGGGTGGTCACCATTTCACACATGCTAAATCAATGGATTGA